A single genomic interval of Procambarus clarkii isolate CNS0578487 chromosome 17, FALCON_Pclarkii_2.0, whole genome shotgun sequence harbors:
- the LOC138365685 gene encoding PAX-interacting protein 1-like, whose amino-acid sequence MRQQWVTKTVMRQQWVTKTVIRQQWVTKTVMRQQWVTKTVIRQQWVTKTVMRQQWVTKTVIRQQWVTKTVMRQQWVTKTVIRQQWVTKTVTRQQWVTKTVIRQQWVTKTVMRQQWVTKTVMRQQWVTKTVIRQQWVTKTVMRQQWVTKTVIRQQWVTKTVTRQQWVTKTVMRQQWVTKTVIRQQWVTKTVMRQQWVTKTVTRQQWVTKTCTVTNPLRFQLKFNRAEQVVKHIWQNLPEATIRVINTHTPPK is encoded by the exons ATGCGACAACAATGGGTCACCAAGACTGTAATGCGACAACAATGggtcaccaagactgtaatacgaCAACAATGGGTCACCAAGACTGTAATGCGACAACAATGggtcaccaagactgtaatacgaCAACAATGGGTCACCAAGACTGTAATGCGACAACAATGggtcaccaagactgtaatacgaCAACAATGGGTCACCAAGACTGTAATGCGACAACAATGggtcaccaagactgtaatacgaCAACAATGGGTCACCAAGACTGTAACACGACAACAATGggtcaccaagactgtaatacgaCAACAATGGGTCACCAAGACTGTAATGCGACAACAATGGGTCACCAAGACTGTAATGCGACAACAATGggtcaccaagactgtaatacgaCAACAATGGGTCACCAAGACTGTAATGCGACAACAATGggtcaccaagactgtaatacgaCAACAATGGGTCACCAAGACTGTAACACGACAACAATGGGTCACCAAGACTGTAATGCGACAACAATGggtcaccaagactgtaatacgaCAACAATGGGTCACCAAGACTGTAATGCGACAACAATGGGTCACCAAGACTGTAACACGACAACAATGggtcaccaagact tgcacagttacaaacccattaagatttcaacttaaattcaacagagcagaacaaGTTgtaaaacacatatggcaaaatcttcctgaagcgaccatacgagtcataaatactcatactccgcccaaataa
- the LOC138365684 gene encoding uncharacterized protein, with amino-acid sequence MAEAILIASRWYSYQVVQLPGGTAPQVVQPPRWYSSQGVQPARWYSSQVVQPARWYSPPGGTAPRWYSPPGGTAPRWYSPPGGTALQVVQPPRWYSPPGGTAPRWYSPPGGTAPRWYSPPGGTAPQVVHLPGGRARQVVQLPGGTARQVVQPPRWYTSQVAQPARWYSYQVVQPARWYSPLGGTARQVVQPARWYSPPGGTARQVVQLPGGTARQVVQLPGGTALQVVQPARWYSPPGGTARQVVQLPGGTAPQVVHLPGGTARQVEQLPGGTARQVVQPARWYSPPGGTARQVVQPARWYSPPGGTAPRWYSPPGGTAPRWYRPPGGSARQVVQPARWYSYQVVQPPRWYSSQVVQPARWYSYQVVPPVRWYSPPGGTARQVVQPARWYRPSGGTTRQVVQPVRWYNPPGGTARQVVQPARWYSPPGGTARQVVPPVRWYSPPGGTARQVVQPARWYSPPGGTAPRWYSSQVVQLPGGTARQVVQPPGGTARQVVQPVRGRCHEDLDS; translated from the coding sequence ctTCCAGGTGGTACAGCTACCAGGTGGTACAGCTCCCAGGTGGTACAGCCCCCCAGGTGGTACAGCCCCCCAGGTGGTACAGCTCCCAGGGGGTACAGCCCGCCAGGTGGTACAGCTCCCAGGTGGTACAGCCCGCCAGGTGGTACAGCCCCCCAGGTGGTACAGCTCCCAGGTGGTACAGCCCGCCAGGTGGTACAGCTCCCAGGTGGTACAGCCCCCCAGGTGGTACAGCCCTCCAGGTGGTACAGCCCCCCAGGTGGTACAGCCCCCCAGGTGGTACAGCTCCCAGGTGGTACAGCCCGCCAGGTGGTACTGCTCCCAGGTGGTACAGCCCCCCAGGTGGTACAGCCCCCCAGGTGGTACACCTCCCAGGTGGTAGAGCCCGCCAGGTGGTACAGCTCCCAGGTGGTACAGCCCGCCAGGTGGTACAGCCCCCCAGGTGGTACACCTCCCAGGTGGCACAGCCCGCCAGGTGGTACAGCTACCAGGTGGTACAGCCCGCCAGGTGGTACAGCCCGCTAGGTGGTACAGCCCGCCAGGTGGTACAGCCCGCCAGGTGGTACAGCCCGCCAGGTGGTACAGCCCGCCAGGTGGTACAGCTACCAGGTGGTACAGCCCGCCAGGTGGTACAGCTCCCAGGTGGTACAGCCCTCCAGGTGGTACAGCCCGCCAGGTGGTACAGCCCCCCAGGTGGTACAGCCCGCCAGGTGGTACAGCTCCCAGGTGGTACAGCCCCCCAGGTGGTACACCTCCCAGGTGGTACAGCCCGCCAGGTGGAACAGCTACCAGGTGGTACAGCCCGCCAGGTGGTACAGCCCGCCAGGTGGTACAGCCCGCCAGGTGGTACAGCCCGCCAGGTGGTACAGCCCGCCAGGTGGTACAGCCCTCCAGGTGGTACAGCTCCCAGGTGGTACAGCCCGCCAGGTGGTACAGCTCCCAGGTGGTACCGCCCGCCAGGTGGTTCAGCCCGCCAGGTGGTACAGCCCGCCAGGTGGTACAGCTACCAGGTGGTACAGCCCCCCAGGTGGTACAGCTCCCAGGTGGTACAGCCCGCCAGGTGGTACAGCTACCAGGTGGTACCGCCCGTTAGGTGGTACAGCCCGCCAGGTGGTACAGCCCGCCAGGTGGTACAGCCCGCCAGGTGGTACCGCCCGTCAGGTGGTACAACCCGCCAGGTGGTACAGCCCGTCAGGTGGTACAACCCGCCAGGTGGTACCGCCCGTCAGGTGGTACAGCCCGCCAGGTGGTACAGCCCGCCAGGTGGTACAGCCCGCCAGGTGGTACCGCCCGTCAGGTGGTACAGCCCGCCAGGTGGTACAGCCCGCCAGGTGGTACAGCCCGCCAGGTGGTACAGCCCGCCAGGTGGTACAGCTCCCAGGTGGTACAGCTCCCAGGTGGTACAGCTCCCAGGTGGTACAGCCCGCCAGGTGGTACAGCCCCCAGGTGGTACAGCCCGCCAGGTGGTACAGCCCGTCAGGGGTCGCTGCCACGAGGACCTTGACTCGTAG
- the LOC138365686 gene encoding uncharacterized protein, protein MRQQWVTKTVTRQQWVTKTVIRQQWVTKTVMRQQWVTKTVMRQQWVTKTVIRQQWVTKTVMRQQWVTKTVMRQQWVTKTVIRQQWVTKTVMRQQWVTKTVTQQQWVTKTVIRQQWVTKTVMRQQ, encoded by the coding sequence ATGCGACAACAATGGGTCACCAAGACTGTAACACGACAACAATGggtcaccaagactgtaatacgaCAACAATGGGTCACCAAGACTGTAATGCGACAACAATGGGTCACCAAGACTGTAATGCGACAACAATGggtcaccaagactgtaatacgaCAACAATGGGTCACCAAGACTGTAATGCGACAACAATGGGTCACCAAGACTGTAATGCGACAACAATGggtcaccaagactgtaatacgaCAACAATGGGTCACCAAGACTGTAATGCGACAACAATGGGTCACCAAGACtgtaacacaacaacaatgggtcaccaagactgtaatacgaCAACAATGGGTCACCAAGACTGTAATGCGACAACAATAG